The Methanobacteriaceae archaeon genomic interval TCAAATATACTAACATTTGAAGAAAATACTTCTTCACCAATTTTATCAGCTAATATAGATCTGCCTCTTTGAACATTATCTGCATTTATAGCACTGATGAAAGTCCCTAAAAGGCCTGCAGCAGCATGATAATCCAGTACAACATCCATGTCCCTGGTTTCTACAGATTCTCCACCTATAGAATCTTTAGCAATTTGACATACTTGTTTAGCTAGTTTTTCAGGATCAATATCCATAAAACAGGAAGATACCGAATCATACGCTGTTGATTTTTCCCCATCTTTTTCAGCATTAACTGCAATGTAGCCTCCAAAGCCCGTGGAAATATTTTTGCATTCCACACCATTAGAATTTAAAATAAAGGATTTTGCAAGACCGGTGGAAAATCCGCCCGAGGTCGGTTCGCATTTTTCCTCCATTACACTATCCAACATGGATTGAGCAAAATTTATAGCGTCTTCCACTTCCATAGAATTAAATTTTGAATCATAAGTTCCTTTAATGTTCGAATAATTCCCCTGCTCTGCTAGAACAAAGTTTTCATCCTTTTCATTAGCTTTTGAATTAGAAACAGCACGTTTAACCGCACTTTCAATTTCTTCAAGATCAGAAGTGTATGAAAATCCCATTTTACTGTCAATAATGACCCTTATTCCCAATCCCATTGTTGAATCTTCTTTAGCAAAATCTATATGATCTAGTTGTAAGTCTAATTGAAGTGATTGTTCATTTTCAACGAATATTTCCACTATATCCGCATATTTTTGGGCCTTTTTAAGGGCCTGCTCCGCTATACTTTCCATCATCTCTTAAAACTCCCTGATTTGAATTATAATCTAAAAATCCAAAAATCAATAGTTCCACGATTATTAGAACTATAAATGCCCTTGGAATAAATAATTTTCATTATACTTCTTTAATATAAACGTGAATATGAAACTCACTATTATATTTCTTTAATATACTTCTTTAATTTATTATGTTAATTAATATGATTTATTTATTTGAAACAGTTTATTTTTGGTTATAATAAATTTAAAAGTAATAATTTAAATAACACTATTTATTAAAATAAGCTATAAAATTTCGTTTTAGAATAAAATATAAATTAATAAATTTATTAAGACAAATCAGATAATACAAAACGCTCAATGGCCTCGGTCACACCATCACCATAGGGATTTTTAGTTACATAATCTGCAATTTCTTTTAATTCAATATCGGCATTGGCCACCGCCACTTTATGGCCGGCTACCTTTAAGAAATCAATATCATTTTCACTGTCCCCGGCAGCCAAAATATTTTTGGTTTTAATACCCATTTCATTGGCCACAATTTCCAGGGAAGAACCTTTATTTACCATAGGGTCAGTTAGATGTAGGGCAAACTTGGTATCATATATTTCCACATCCTGACCATTTAAAACATCTTTAATTATATTTTCAGATATATTTCTAAAAAGAGCTATTTCAGATACTCTCATTTCAGAAAAAGGAACTCTCTCCACTTTTTCCCGGGTTTCAGATTGATTTTTTAAGTAATCATAAGCATTTTCTGCCTTTCTAATATCACCTAGAACCTTCATCCGACCCTGTGAAAGAATCACACCACCATTTTCAGCTACCAAGCCGCCACTTGTACCCAAAAATACAGAAACTGCCCTAGTAAAGCATAAAATATTACCTGTGACTATGATAACTGGTATTCCAGCATTTTCTGCCTTTCTAATGGCCTCAATAGCACTTATACATACCTTACGAGTGTGATCAGTTATTGTTCCATCAATATCTAAGGCAATGGCTTTAATAGAGTTCATTTTTTTCTCCGGTTATTTTAGATGAATTAAAAAAGTTAAAAATAAAAAAGATTGTTTTAAGTTTAATTTTTAAGATTTATTGAAATGTAAAGATTATTTAAAAGAACTGTAACGATGGGCAATATTACAAGTACCTTCTTTAGAAACCATACAAGCCCCAATAGGATTCATTGGAGTACATTCTTCCTTAAATAACTTACATTCTTCTGGTCGGGCGACTCCCCTGAGAATCGGGCCACATATGCAACCAGTAGGTGCTTCTTTTACTCTTTCAACTTTTATGTCAAATTTTTCGCGAGCATTGAACTGGGAGAACTCATCTCGTACTTCCATCACTGAGTCAGGAATTTCTGGAAATCCTCTCCATTCTCTACTAGTTATGTAAAATACATCGTCCAAAGCTTTCTGGGCCTTTAAATTACCTTCTTCCCTTACCGCACGCTTGTATTCATTCTGTACTTCTGCTTTTCCGGCTTTAATCTGTCTCAGTATCATGTAAACCGCCATAAGAATGTCCAATGGATTGAATCCAGCAACCACTTGAGGTATTCCATATTTTTCAGAAAATGGTTCGTACGGTTTAGTACCTATGATAGTAGCAACATGACCTGGCTCTATCAGTGCATTTAAGTTCACTTCACCAGATTCAATCAAAAATTGGAGTGCTGGTGGAATCATTCGGTGACAAGAAAGTATGGAAAAGTTCTCTGGCGGTCCGGCCAGTAATTCTGAAGCCGTGGTAGGAGCCGTGGTTTCAAATCCAGCGGACATGAATACTACTTCATTGTCCATTTTTTGAGCAATCTCCACCGCATTATTCACCCCATAAACTACTCTAACATCAGCTCCATCCTCTTTGGCCTCAGCCAATGAGCTTCTAGAACCTGGTACTCGGAGCATGTCCCCAAAGGTAGTTATGGTTACTCCTTTCTCAGCTAGTTGGAGACATTCATCAATTTCACGAGCAGGTACGCAGCAAACTGGGCAACCTGGCCCTGCCACTACTTCTACTTCTTCAGGCAGTAGTGTTCTGATTCCGTGATGCATTATAGTGTGTTCATGAGATCCGCAAACGTGCATTATTTTTACTGGTTGGGATATTTTTTCAATCCTTCCCACAATTTCCCTGGATAAGTTTTTCATGGCTTCACCTTACTTATTTCAATTATAATAAAGAGGACAATTAATTAGGGCCAAAAAGACTCAGATAATCCCCATTAATTATTGAATATTATAAAGAATCTTAACTGATTTAATTATAGTTATGCTACTATATGCTAATTGAGTAAATAAGTTTATACAAAATAAGCTGAGTATTGCTAACATTTAAGATTTTATTAAAGTTTTTTTTATTGATTTGTATTCCAAATGATCCAGTTCAGAAATTTATCCAAATGGATCTTAAATAAATCAAAAGTCTAAAAAAAAAGCATATTAATCATTTAATTGAAAAACACAATTAAAAAATCTATTTAAAATATTCTAATAAACAATATTGTCATATTATTCAAAAAAATAAAAAAAGTGGGTTTTACCCCGAAATCAATTTTTTCCTTTGGGCATTATTATTCCTGCGACTATAGACAATATTGCAATTGCCAGTAAAGCTAGTGGAGCTCCTGTATCTTGCATAGGGACGTTATTGCCACTAGAACCGTTGGTTCCATTAGTTCCATTAGTAGATATTGCACAGACATCTGCTGGTGTTATATTAGTAGATGTTGGATTAAATGTATCTGAAGCCACTGATGGATCAATCAAATATTTTCCTGGTTCAATTAGGGTCAGAAGAATATTCAAGTAGGGATCACTTATAGGTACATCCCCTACATTCCAAGTTAACGTTCTGGTAGCTGCATCATAAGTTGCAGTTCCATAACCTGATTCCGGGGTTGCACTGACAAATTTCATTCCTTTTGGAACCACCCATGTGACTACTACATTTTCTGCAGTATCGGGTCCATTATTTCCCAGTTTGAATTGTATCAACACATTGTTTGGAATTCTTATACATTGTGTAGTGGTATTGACTACCAGATACAATGCTGCTGCTTTTGGTACGTTTATAGTAGCATTGGCTTCGCTAGCCCAGTTAATCATCTCCCCTGTTGCATTTACAATTGCGGTTAGGTTTAGAGTTGCGTTTGTACCATTTAATAATGTTCCTACGTTCCATATTCCTGTTGTGGAGTTGTATATTCCTTGTGAGGATAGGTATGAAACGAATACTAGTCCTGTTGGTAAGTTATCTACTACCTGCACACCTGATGCATCATTTGGTCCGTTGTTATGTGCTATTACTGTGAATATAATTGTACTTCCATAGTTTGGAGTAGAATTATTCACCGTTTTTGTTATTACCACGTGTGAATGTAGTGGTATGTCCACTTGTGCGCTTGCGTTACCGTATGGTGGTCCTTGTGGGTATTGTGGGTTGTAATTGGTTTGTGATGTTTGGTATACTATGTTGTTTAGTGTAGTATTGGCTACGGTTATCTGTCCAGGTATTGCTACCCATAATGTTTGGCCTACATCAATAGATGCGAGCCAACTCCCTATCCATTGGCTAGGGACATTAATCCAGCTTCCTGAATCCCATTTATATTGCCAGTAACTATCTGGTACGAATCCTGCTGGTAGAGCATCACTTAGAGTGATTGTAGCAAAACTAGGGCCTAGATTTGTTGCACTGAAGACTACCCAGACATTATCCTGGTATTGTGCTGTGTTTATTGGTGTTCCGTCTTGGTTTGCTCTCCACTCTTTATGAAGAGTAAAGATAGATGCTGAAGGTACATTTATTGTTTCGTTGTCTTCGCTCCATGGTAATGGGTCAAAGGTTGTCTGGTTGGTCACACTAGCCCAGTTGGTTATGGTTCCTACTCCAGTCACATTAGCTATTATGTTCAGGAATGCTGAGGTGCCGTTTAATAATGTTCCTATATTCCATATTCCAGTATTTGAAT includes:
- a CDS encoding TldD/PmbA family protein; this encodes MMESIAEQALKKAQKYADIVEIFVENEQSLQLDLQLDHIDFAKEDSTMGLGIRVIIDSKMGFSYTSDLEEIESAVKRAVSNSKANEKDENFVLAEQGNYSNIKGTYDSKFNSMEVEDAINFAQSMLDSVMEEKCEPTSGGFSTGLAKSFILNSNGVECKNISTGFGGYIAVNAEKDGEKSTAYDSVSSCFMDIDPEKLAKQVCQIAKDSIGGESVETRDMDVVLDYHAAAGLLGTFISAINADNVQRGRSILADKIGEEVFSSNVSIFDDGTLENGLLSSRCDGEGTPSEKTTLVENGILKGFIYDLYTAHKGKTSSTGNGSRSFAETPSVGPSNLVLEFTKQRDLSELKDAILVTDVLGAHTANPISGDFSVEANNAFIIKDGEIKAPVKKAMLSGNIFDSLKSAEKIKSPVRQYGSFVIPKILAHDLRVVG
- a CDS encoding phosphoglycolate phosphatase produces the protein MNSIKAIALDIDGTITDHTRKVCISAIEAIRKAENAGIPVIIVTGNILCFTRAVSVFLGTSGGLVAENGGVILSQGRMKVLGDIRKAENAYDYLKNQSETREKVERVPFSEMRVSEIALFRNISENIIKDVLNGQDVEIYDTKFALHLTDPMVNKGSSLEIVANEMGIKTKNILAAGDSENDIDFLKVAGHKVAVANADIELKEIADYVTKNPYGDGVTEAIERFVLSDLS
- the hypD gene encoding hydrogenase formation protein HypD, whose translation is MKNLSREIVGRIEKISQPVKIMHVCGSHEHTIMHHGIRTLLPEEVEVVAGPGCPVCCVPAREIDECLQLAEKGVTITTFGDMLRVPGSRSSLAEAKEDGADVRVVYGVNNAVEIAQKMDNEVVFMSAGFETTAPTTASELLAGPPENFSILSCHRMIPPALQFLIESGEVNLNALIEPGHVATIIGTKPYEPFSEKYGIPQVVAGFNPLDILMAVYMILRQIKAGKAEVQNEYKRAVREEGNLKAQKALDDVFYITSREWRGFPEIPDSVMEVRDEFSQFNAREKFDIKVERVKEAPTGCICGPILRGVARPEECKLFKEECTPMNPIGACMVSKEGTCNIAHRYSSFK